A genomic segment from Bubalus bubalis isolate 160015118507 breed Murrah chromosome 5, NDDB_SH_1, whole genome shotgun sequence encodes:
- the LOC102402258 gene encoding olfactory receptor 148-like gives MRNCTELNEFILLGIPQTEGLETVLLVTFLFIYPLTLLGNLLILLAIVSSSTLHTPMYFFLGLLSILDMLFPSVTCPKMLVYLSGQSQAISYKGCAVQLFFYHFLGSTEGCLYSVMAYDRFVAICHPLRYMLIMRPGVCVGLVLAAWLLSYLHATVLIAFVFQLPYCGPNRVDHFFCDIPAILPLACADSSLARRVSSTNVGFLVLMFWLCVCVSYTRIGIAILRIRSAEGRQKAFSTCSAHLTAILCAFGPVIIVYLQPTPNPLLGATVQILNNTVSPMLNSLIYSLRNKEVKRSLKMVFYNVVCTALK, from the coding sequence ATGAGGAACTGCACTGAGCTGAATGAGTTCATCCTACTGGGAATACCTCAGACAGAGGGACTGGAGACTGTGCTCCTTGTCACCTTCTTGTTCATTTACCCCTTGACCCTGCTGGGCAATTTGCTCATCCTTCTAGCAATTGTCTCCTCCTCAACTCTTCACACTCCCATGTACTTCTTCTTGGGACTCCTCTCGATTTTGGACATGCTGTTCCCCTCTGTCACCTGTCCCAAGATGCTAGTCTATCTCTCTGGCCAGAGCCAAGCCATATCTTATAAGGGATGTGCTGTCCAGCtcttcttttatcatttcctGGGTTCTACGGAAGGCTGCCTCTATTCTGTGATGGCTTATGATCGTTTTGTTGCCATCTGTCACCCACTGAGATATATGCTCATCATGAGACCTGGAGTCTGTGTTGGTTTGGTCTTGGCAGCCTGGTTGCTAAGTTATCTTCATGCCACTGTCTTGATAGCTTTTGTCTTTCAGCTACCCTACTGTGGCCCCAATCGGGTGgaccacttcttctgtgacattCCTGCTATCTTACCCCTGGCTTGTGCTGATAGCTCCCTGGCCCGGAGAGTGAGTTCCACTAATGTTGGCTTTCTGGTTTTAATGTTTTggttgtgtgtttgtgtctcCTACACACGCATTGGGATTGCCATTTTGAGGATCCGTTcggcagagggcaggcagaaagCTTTCTCTACCTGCAGTGCCCACCTCACTGCCATTCTCTGTGCCTTTGGACCTGTAATCATTGTCTATCTGCAGCCCACACCCAACCCCTTGCTAGGTGCCACAgtgcaaatattaaataatactgtCTCACCCATGCTGAACTCTTTAATCTATTCCTTAAGGAATAAGGAAGTGAAAAGATCCCTAAAAATGGTTTTCTACAATGTAGTATGTACTGCTCTGAAATAA
- the LOC102401928 gene encoding olfactory receptor 10G9-like: MTNASLVTTFILTGLPHTPELDTLLFGIFLVIYVITVVGNLLIMLLIILNPHLHTPMYYFLSNLSFIDMWYSTVTVPKMLMTLVSPEGSPISFHSCVAQFYSFDFLGSTECFLYTIMSYDRFLAINYPLRYASMMSGRTCAILSITTWLSGSLHSAAQTTPTFHLPFCGPNQIQHYICDAPSVLKLACADTSTVEMVIFVNIGLVALGCFLLIMLSYVSIVHSILKIRTSEGRCRAFQTCASHCIVVLCFYVPLVFIYLRPGSKEVVDRIVAIFYTVMTPLLNPVVYTLRNKEVKKALLKLKK; this comes from the coding sequence ATGACAAATGCAAGCCTAGTGACAACTTTCATTCTAACGGGCCTTCCCCACACACCAGAGCTGGACACGCTCCTCTTTGGAATCTTCCTGGTGATCTATGTCATCACTGTGGTGGGGAATCTTCTCATCATGCTACTGATTATATTGAATCCCCacctgcacacccccatgtactacTTCCTGAGTAACCTGTCCTTCATTGATATGTGGTACTCCACGGTCACTGTGCCCAAAATGCTAATGACCCTGGTGTCCCCTGAAGGCAGTCCTATCTCTTTTCATAGCTGTGTGGCCCAGTTCTATTCCTTTGACTTCCTGGGCAGCACTGAGTGCTTCCTCTACACCATCATGTCCTATGACCGCTTCCTGGCCATCAATTACCCACTCAGGTATGCCAGCATGATGAGTGGGAGGACGTGTGCCATCCTGTCCATAACTACATGGCTCAGTGGCTCTCTGCACTCTGCTGCCCAGACCACACCGACATTCCATTTGCCCTTCTGTGGACCCAACCAGATCCAGCATTACATCTGTGATGCACCGTCTGTCCTCAAACTGGCCTGTGCAGACACGTCCACTGTGGAGATGGTGATCTTTGTCAACATTGGGTTGGTGGCCTTGGGCTGCTTTCTTCTTATTATGCTGTCCTACGTATCCATCGTCCATTCCATCCTGAAGATCCGCACCTCAGAGGGGAGATGCAGAGCCTTCCAGACCTGTGCCTCCCACTGCATTGTGGTCCTTTGTTTCTATGTTCCCCTTGTTTTCATTTACCTGAGACCAGGCTCCAAGGAGGTTGTGGACAGGATTGTGGCTATTTTCTACACTGTGATGACGCCCCTTCTGAACCCTGTGGTCTACACCCTGAGGAACAAGGAAGTGAAGAAAGCTCTGTTGAAACTGAAAAAGTGA